The following proteins come from a genomic window of Lolium rigidum isolate FL_2022 chromosome 5, APGP_CSIRO_Lrig_0.1, whole genome shotgun sequence:
- the LOC124657566 gene encoding uncharacterized protein LOC124657566 produces the protein MASYDYVPPSPSPPPPDGRTYHQKQARMSDLLHQLRRRANDGPTDRHREQQQQVQVINSDHLQLISPEADGTTRRTLVVICKKPRRPETPYQRPEHHERWSNPLHRRSPAPQEDDDDEGATKVVCLTKMLSPGDRLQDNGFYWDFQEDVTEEARKFGHLVKVVIPRPSREAAPVVAGVGKVFLEYMHLDDAAWCRGRLDGMCYNGKEITAEFFPQAKFAAGDYVHSKRRRKISGNSRMVPKP, from the exons ATGGCCAGCTACGACTATGTCCCCCCCTCgccctcaccgccgccgcccgacgGCCGCACCTACCACCAGAAGCAGGCTAGAATGTCCGATCTCTTACATCAGCTACGCCGCAGGGCCAACGACGGGCCGACCGACCGCCACCGCGAGCAGCAG CAGCAGGTGCAGGTGATTAACTCAGACCATCTCCAACTGATCTCACCCGAGGCAGACGGAACTACCAGGAGGACGCTCGTGGTTATTTGCAAGAAGCCACGTCGTCCAGAAACTCCTTATCAACGTCCCGAGCACCACGAGCGTTGGAGCAATCCCCTTCATCGACGATCTCCGGCACcgcaagaagacgacgacgatgaaggGGCCACAAAGGTTGTATGCCTGACCAAGATGCTCTCGCCAGGCGACCGCCTCCAGGACAACGGGTTCTACTGGGACTTTCAGGAGGATGTCACCGAAGAGGCACGCAAGTTCGGTCACCTGGTGAAGGTGGTGATCCCGCGGCCCAGCCGTGAGGCTGCCCCGGTGGTGGCAGGAGTCGGGAAGGTGTTTCTGGAGTACATGCACCTCGACGATGCGGCCTGGTGCAGGGGGAGGTTGGATGGGATGTGTTACAACGGAAAGGAGATCACTGCCGAGTTCTTCCCTCAGGCCAAGTTCGCTGCTGGAGACTACGT